A portion of the Microbulbifer agarilyticus genome contains these proteins:
- a CDS encoding phosphatidate cytidylyltransferase has product MLKQRIITALVLVALFLGLLFFVPLQWFSIVIAGVILLGGWEWANLSNLNRALRFVFLAALGGALVLTAHYVFDFDFSSPDTDRARQILAVACGWWALAFLWVQGYPASAMLWGNRWARGFIGLVVLVPAWLSVVILQGLEHGAWLVLFVVAVVVAADVGAYFVGRKFGKHKLAREVSPGKSWEGFFGGLAACLVLALGVSVAFDLPTKNTVLFTVGVLVTALASVIGDLVESMFKRHRGIKDSSRILPGHGGILDRLDSLTAALPVFTMAALASELPKYL; this is encoded by the coding sequence GTGCTAAAACAAAGAATAATTACCGCGCTGGTGTTGGTTGCTCTTTTTCTGGGGCTGCTGTTCTTCGTGCCACTGCAGTGGTTCTCCATTGTGATTGCCGGCGTTATTCTGCTCGGTGGCTGGGAATGGGCCAACTTATCCAACTTGAATCGCGCACTGCGGTTCGTGTTTCTCGCCGCTTTGGGCGGTGCGCTGGTGCTCACAGCACATTATGTATTCGATTTTGACTTCTCCTCACCCGACACCGACCGCGCGCGCCAGATTCTGGCGGTGGCCTGTGGCTGGTGGGCGCTGGCGTTCCTGTGGGTACAGGGCTATCCGGCCAGTGCCATGTTGTGGGGTAACCGCTGGGCGCGTGGGTTTATTGGCCTGGTAGTACTGGTACCGGCATGGTTGTCGGTGGTGATTTTGCAGGGGCTCGAACATGGCGCCTGGCTGGTGCTGTTTGTGGTGGCCGTTGTGGTTGCCGCCGACGTGGGTGCCTACTTTGTCGGACGTAAGTTCGGCAAGCATAAGTTGGCGCGAGAAGTGAGCCCGGGAAAATCCTGGGAAGGCTTTTTCGGTGGGCTTGCGGCCTGTCTGGTTCTCGCGTTGGGTGTGTCGGTGGCGTTCGATCTGCCGACCAAAAATACAGTGCTGTTTACTGTCGGTGTACTGGTGACGGCGCTTGCCTCCGTTATTGGTGACCTGGTCGAGAGTATGTTCAAGCGTCACCGCGGCATTAAGGACAGCAGCCGAATTTTGCCGGGGCATGGCGGTATTCTTGACCGATTGGATAGCCTCACGGCGGCGTTACCGGTTTTCACTATGGCGGCGCTCGCCAGCGAATTGCCCAAGTATCTCTGA
- the uppS gene encoding polyprenyl diphosphate synthase yields MSAGGTGVATHMQAGPRHVAIIMDGNGRWAARRGLSPSAGHKAGVERIRDLIEACKERQIEVLTLFAFSSENWQRPPKEVELLMTLFHSYLRREARRMQEQGVQLRVIGRRDRFSPRVQRAIVEAESLTRDGENGTLVIAADYGGQWDIAQAARALAEEVARGERALDSIDEASLGEHILLSDLPAVDLVIRSSGEQRISNFILWQAAYSEFYFTDTLWPDFDVEALDLALDTFRQRDRRYGGRSEDGLEAQA; encoded by the coding sequence ATGTCTGCCGGCGGTACTGGTGTGGCAACACATATGCAGGCGGGCCCGCGACATGTCGCCATCATTATGGATGGAAACGGCCGCTGGGCGGCGCGCCGTGGCCTGTCACCTTCCGCCGGTCATAAAGCAGGTGTCGAGCGGATTCGAGATCTGATTGAGGCTTGTAAGGAGCGCCAGATTGAGGTGCTCACGCTGTTCGCCTTTTCCAGTGAGAACTGGCAGCGGCCACCAAAAGAGGTGGAGTTGCTGATGACCCTGTTCCACTCCTACTTGCGCCGGGAAGCCCGGCGCATGCAGGAGCAGGGGGTTCAGTTGCGCGTGATTGGTCGCCGCGACCGGTTCTCTCCCCGCGTGCAGCGCGCCATTGTGGAGGCTGAAAGCCTTACACGAGATGGTGAAAACGGTACTCTGGTGATTGCCGCAGATTACGGTGGTCAGTGGGATATCGCCCAGGCTGCGCGCGCGCTGGCTGAAGAAGTGGCGAGAGGCGAGCGTGCTCTGGACTCTATCGATGAGGCGTCGCTCGGCGAGCATATCCTGTTGTCGGATCTGCCAGCAGTGGACCTGGTGATTCGCTCCAGCGGTGAGCAGCGCATCAGTAACTTTATCTTGTGGCAGGCGGCATACAGCGAGTTCTATTTTACGGATACGCTGTGGCCGGATTTCGACGTTGAGGCGCTTGATTTGGCGCTGGATACGTTTCGTCAGCGTGACCGCCGCTACGGTGGGCGCAGCGAAGACGGGCTGGAAGCCCAGGCCTGA
- the map gene encoding type I methionyl aminopeptidase: MTNPVKTPEQIAKMRTAGRLAAEVLEMIGEYVVPGVTTEELDRRCHDYIVNVQDAIPACLGYRGFPKSICTSVNEVICHGIPSDSKVLKKGDIINIDVTVIKDGWYGDTSKMYFVGKPAAHAERLVKVTQECLYKAIEIVKPGTTLGDIGHVIQQHAEKNYYSVVKDFCGHGIGDVFHEDPQVLHYGKPGTGQVLEEGMTFTIEPMINAGKPGSRVLRDGWTAVTVDRRLSAQWEHTMAVTSDGVEVFTARKEESF, encoded by the coding sequence ATGACCAATCCTGTAAAGACACCCGAACAAATCGCCAAAATGCGCACCGCCGGCCGCCTGGCTGCGGAAGTATTGGAGATGATCGGTGAATACGTGGTTCCGGGTGTCACCACAGAAGAGTTGGATCGCCGTTGTCATGACTACATCGTCAATGTGCAGGACGCCATCCCCGCCTGCCTCGGCTATCGCGGTTTCCCCAAGTCTATCTGCACCTCGGTCAACGAAGTGATCTGTCACGGCATCCCCTCAGACTCCAAGGTCCTGAAAAAGGGCGACATCATTAATATTGATGTCACGGTCATCAAAGACGGCTGGTATGGCGACACCTCCAAGATGTATTTCGTCGGTAAACCCGCAGCCCACGCCGAGCGCCTGGTCAAGGTGACTCAGGAGTGCCTGTACAAGGCCATCGAGATCGTAAAACCCGGCACGACTCTCGGGGACATTGGCCACGTGATCCAGCAACACGCAGAGAAAAATTATTACTCCGTGGTGAAAGACTTCTGCGGCCACGGTATCGGCGATGTGTTCCACGAAGACCCGCAAGTTCTGCACTACGGCAAGCCCGGTACCGGCCAGGTGCTGGAAGAAGGCATGACCTTTACCATCGAACCTATGATAAACGCCGGCAAGCCAGGCAGCCGCGTTTTGCGCGATGGCTGGACCGCTGTCACCGTCGACCGCCGCCTGTCCGCACAGTGGGAACACACCATGGCTGTAA
- the pyrH gene encoding UMP kinase translates to MPGIKDRKYKRILLKLSGEELMGEQGFGISPKVLDKMALEIGQLVGIGVQVGLVVGGGNLFRGAALNAAGLDRVTGDHMGMLATVMNALALRDALERSNISSRVMSAIQMSGIVDHYDRRAAIRYLERGEVLIFAAGTGNPFFTTDSAACLRGIEIEAEMVLKATKVDGVYSADPVLVPDATRYDRLTYDEVLDKKLGVMDLTAICLCREHNMPVRVFRMDKTGALLNIVVGGEEGTLIEEEVNRD, encoded by the coding sequence ATGCCAGGTATTAAAGACCGCAAGTACAAGCGAATCCTGTTAAAGCTCAGCGGAGAAGAGCTGATGGGCGAACAGGGGTTTGGTATCAGCCCCAAAGTGCTCGACAAAATGGCCCTGGAAATTGGCCAGCTGGTGGGTATTGGTGTTCAAGTCGGTCTGGTGGTCGGTGGCGGTAACCTGTTCCGCGGTGCTGCACTGAATGCAGCCGGACTCGATCGGGTGACTGGTGACCACATGGGTATGCTGGCCACAGTGATGAACGCGCTGGCGCTGCGCGATGCGCTCGAGCGCTCCAACATCTCCTCCCGCGTGATGTCTGCTATTCAGATGAGCGGTATCGTCGATCACTACGATCGCCGCGCAGCCATCCGTTATCTGGAACGGGGTGAGGTGCTGATTTTTGCCGCCGGCACCGGTAACCCATTCTTTACCACGGATTCCGCTGCCTGCTTGCGCGGAATCGAAATTGAAGCGGAAATGGTTTTGAAGGCCACGAAAGTGGATGGCGTTTATTCTGCCGACCCCGTGCTGGTGCCTGATGCTACCCGCTATGACCGTCTGACGTATGACGAGGTTCTCGACAAGAAGCTCGGTGTAATGGATCTAACCGCAATCTGCCTCTGCCGCGAACACAATATGCCAGTGCGGGTCTTCCGCATGGATAAAACCGGCGCACTGCTCAATATCGTTGTGGGTGGTGAAGAGGGCACACTGATCGAAGAGGAAGTGAATCGTGATTGA
- the rpsB gene encoding 30S ribosomal protein S2: MPQVSMRDMLQAGVHFGHQTRYWNPKMGEYIFGARNKIHIINLEHTVPAFNEALQVIKGMAAQKKKILFVGTKRAAQKSIKEQAERAGQPYVSNRWLGGMLTNYKTIRASIKRFRDLEAQSQDGTFEKLTKKEALMRTRTMEKLERSIGGIKDMGGLPDVLFVIDVEHERIAIQEANKLGIPVIGIVDTNSSPEGVDYVIPGNDDAIRAIKLYTTAVADAVLAGTAEAGGAAAQSEYVEANDNQQAADS; the protein is encoded by the coding sequence ATGCCGCAAGTCAGCATGCGCGATATGCTGCAGGCTGGTGTCCATTTTGGTCACCAGACTCGCTACTGGAACCCGAAGATGGGTGAATACATCTTTGGTGCTCGCAACAAGATTCACATCATCAACCTGGAGCACACTGTTCCGGCCTTCAACGAAGCTCTGCAAGTCATCAAAGGCATGGCTGCACAGAAGAAGAAGATCCTTTTTGTTGGCACCAAGCGCGCAGCGCAGAAGTCCATCAAAGAGCAGGCCGAGCGTGCAGGTCAGCCTTACGTCAGCAACCGCTGGCTGGGTGGTATGCTCACCAACTACAAAACCATTCGCGCTTCCATCAAGCGTTTCCGCGATCTTGAAGCGCAGTCTCAGGACGGTACCTTCGAGAAGCTGACCAAGAAAGAAGCTCTGATGCGCACCCGTACCATGGAGAAGCTTGAGCGCTCCATCGGTGGTATCAAAGACATGGGTGGTCTGCCGGACGTACTGTTCGTGATCGACGTTGAGCACGAGCGTATCGCCATTCAAGAAGCCAACAAGCTGGGTATCCCTGTTATCGGTATCGTTGATACCAACAGCAGCCCGGAAGGTGTTGACTACGTAATCCCTGGTAACGACGACGCCATCCGCGCGATCAAGCTGTACACCACTGCGGTAGCAGACGCTGTACTGGCTGGTACTGCGGAAGCTGGTGGCGCTGCTGCTCAGAGCGAATACGTAGAAGCTAACGACAATCAGCAGGCTGCGGACTCCTAA
- the rseP gene encoding RIP metalloprotease RseP, translating into MLDFLQTAIWALVALGVLVSFHEFGHFIVARWCGVKVLRFSIGFGKRLVSRYDRHGTEFTVSAIPLGGYVKFLDERESAVAPEDLDRAFNRKNVWQRIAIAAAGPLANFLLAIVLFWGVFMGGTSGPVPIVDDVEQGSLAAYAGLEEGQEIIAIDDQPTPTWQALNWRLANRLGDSGHIKFSVRYPDSPLEYHMYADIDRWLAGQEVADPLAEVGVKLWIPEVSMQLAQVVDGSPAAKGGLKAGDEIIATDGRDFSGWEEWTSYIKARPEQQVMVTVVRDGAEQAVSITPEEVTLDSGEKIGRIGVLPVAASWPEERVRRYHYGVLGALSKGLEETWSKTVFTLNSLKKLLFGELSTRNLSGPITIAKVAGTSADAGWQSFLSLLALLSISLGVLNLLPIPVLDGGHLLYYGIEAIKGSPVSERVQMIGLQVGMAMVLGIMALALYNDILRL; encoded by the coding sequence ATGTTAGATTTTCTACAGACTGCAATCTGGGCGCTGGTCGCTCTCGGTGTGCTGGTGAGCTTTCACGAGTTTGGCCACTTTATCGTTGCGCGCTGGTGTGGTGTAAAAGTACTGCGCTTCTCGATTGGCTTTGGCAAGCGACTTGTGTCGCGTTATGACCGTCATGGCACCGAGTTCACGGTATCCGCAATTCCCCTGGGTGGTTACGTCAAGTTTCTCGATGAGCGCGAAAGTGCGGTTGCCCCGGAGGATTTGGACCGAGCCTTCAATCGCAAGAATGTTTGGCAGCGTATTGCGATTGCGGCTGCCGGCCCGCTTGCCAATTTCCTGCTGGCGATTGTGCTCTTCTGGGGTGTGTTTATGGGGGGCACTTCTGGCCCTGTCCCGATTGTCGATGATGTAGAGCAGGGGAGCCTAGCTGCGTACGCAGGACTGGAAGAAGGCCAGGAAATCATCGCCATCGACGACCAGCCAACTCCTACCTGGCAGGCACTGAACTGGCGCTTGGCGAATCGCCTGGGGGACTCAGGCCATATTAAGTTTTCCGTGCGCTATCCGGATTCTCCGCTTGAGTACCACATGTATGCGGATATTGACCGCTGGTTGGCGGGGCAGGAGGTTGCCGACCCCCTGGCCGAGGTTGGCGTAAAGCTGTGGATCCCAGAAGTCAGCATGCAGCTTGCCCAGGTGGTCGATGGCAGTCCCGCTGCGAAAGGTGGCTTGAAGGCTGGTGATGAAATCATCGCCACTGACGGGCGCGATTTCAGTGGTTGGGAGGAGTGGACCTCCTATATCAAGGCGCGCCCGGAGCAGCAGGTAATGGTTACGGTGGTGCGCGATGGTGCCGAGCAGGCAGTTTCGATTACGCCAGAAGAAGTCACGCTAGATAGCGGTGAAAAAATAGGCCGAATTGGTGTCTTGCCGGTTGCGGCATCCTGGCCCGAGGAGCGGGTGCGGCGCTATCACTATGGTGTCTTGGGGGCCTTGAGCAAGGGCCTGGAAGAGACCTGGAGCAAGACGGTATTTACCCTGAACAGCCTCAAAAAGCTACTGTTTGGCGAGCTTTCTACCCGCAACTTGAGCGGTCCGATCACCATTGCTAAAGTGGCCGGCACTTCTGCTGACGCAGGCTGGCAGTCTTTCCTGTCGCTGCTTGCCCTGTTGAGTATCAGTCTCGGTGTGTTGAACCTGTTGCCGATTCCTGTTCTCGACGGCGGTCATCTCCTCTACTACGGTATTGAGGCGATTAAGGGATCGCCCGTTTCGGAAAGAGTGCAGATGATTGGCCTGCAAGTGGGGATGGCCATGGTGCTCGGTATTATGGCTTTGGCGCTTTATAACGACATTTTGCGTCTGTAG
- the frr gene encoding ribosome recycling factor — protein sequence MIDDIKKQAEARMGKAIEALGSNFNKIRTGRAHPSILDGIHVSYYGSDTPLSQVANVTVEDARTLSVTPWEKNLVPDIEKAIMKSDLGLNPATAGAVIRIPMPMLTEETRKNFIKQAKGEAESARVSIRNNRRDALAEVKALVKDKEISEDDERRAADDIQKLTDKYVAEVEKALATKEKDLMEI from the coding sequence GTGATTGACGATATCAAAAAACAAGCTGAAGCGCGCATGGGGAAAGCCATCGAAGCGCTTGGTAGCAACTTCAACAAAATCCGTACTGGCCGTGCCCATCCGAGCATTCTCGACGGTATCCACGTGTCGTACTACGGATCTGACACACCTCTTTCTCAGGTTGCCAACGTTACCGTTGAAGATGCGCGTACCTTGTCTGTAACACCTTGGGAGAAAAACCTGGTTCCAGACATTGAAAAGGCCATTATGAAGTCTGATCTGGGCCTGAACCCGGCTACAGCCGGTGCGGTGATTCGTATTCCGATGCCGATGTTGACCGAAGAAACCCGTAAAAACTTCATCAAACAGGCGAAAGGTGAAGCGGAAAGCGCGCGCGTGTCCATCCGCAATAACCGTCGCGATGCGCTGGCAGAGGTGAAGGCGTTGGTTAAGGATAAGGAAATCTCCGAGGACGACGAGCGTCGTGCAGCGGATGATATCCAGAAGCTGACCGACAAATACGTTGCCGAGGTGGAAAAGGCACTGGCAACAAAAGAAAAAGACTTGATGGAAATCTGA
- the ispC gene encoding 1-deoxy-D-xylulose-5-phosphate reductoisomerase, whose amino-acid sequence MQTMTPQSVCVLGSTGSIGVSTLDVLARHPESYSVYALTARDRIEELAQQCRRFAPRYAVVLEESKAAQLRATLAAEELATEVLSGVDGLCQVASDPEVAIVMAAIVGAAGLRPTLAAVQAGKKVLLANKESLVMAGPVFMAALAESDASLLPIDSEHNAIFQCLPYPCDSLSEAGVEHILLTGSGGPFRTADPESLHRVTPDEACNHPNWSMGRKISVDSATMMNKGLEFIEACYLFHAVPSDIQVVVHPQSIVHSMVQYRDGSLLAQMGNPDMRTPIAHALAFPQRVESGVNALDLISAGRLDFEAPDESRFPCLRLAREAILAGGSAPTILNAANEVAVEAFLAGELPFTGIAQLIEKVMEITVVVELKDLETVEQADREARTQAHQILGELCGV is encoded by the coding sequence ATGCAAACCATGACCCCACAATCTGTCTGTGTGCTCGGGTCCACCGGTTCCATCGGGGTGAGTACGCTGGATGTGCTTGCCCGCCACCCTGAAAGTTATTCCGTATATGCGCTGACTGCGCGTGACCGTATTGAAGAGCTGGCACAGCAGTGCCGGCGCTTTGCGCCACGCTACGCAGTTGTACTTGAAGAAAGTAAGGCTGCGCAGCTGCGCGCGACTCTGGCGGCTGAGGAGTTGGCTACCGAGGTGTTGAGCGGCGTCGACGGCTTGTGTCAGGTGGCGTCAGACCCCGAGGTTGCGATTGTGATGGCGGCTATTGTCGGCGCCGCCGGTTTGCGCCCAACACTTGCCGCCGTGCAGGCGGGCAAAAAGGTCCTGCTGGCGAACAAAGAGTCGCTGGTAATGGCGGGCCCGGTCTTTATGGCCGCTCTGGCTGAAAGTGATGCATCGCTGCTACCGATCGACAGCGAGCACAACGCCATTTTTCAATGTCTGCCATACCCCTGTGATAGCCTGAGCGAGGCCGGTGTAGAGCATATTCTGCTGACAGGGTCGGGCGGGCCTTTCCGTACTGCAGACCCTGAGAGCTTGCACCGGGTTACACCAGACGAGGCCTGTAATCACCCGAACTGGTCCATGGGGCGGAAAATTTCGGTAGATTCCGCCACCATGATGAACAAAGGCCTGGAGTTCATCGAGGCCTGTTATCTGTTTCACGCTGTGCCGAGTGATATTCAGGTAGTCGTGCACCCGCAAAGTATCGTGCACTCCATGGTGCAGTACCGCGATGGCTCCTTGCTGGCGCAGATGGGTAACCCGGACATGCGTACGCCAATCGCACATGCGCTGGCATTCCCTCAGAGGGTGGAAAGCGGTGTAAACGCGTTGGATCTGATCAGCGCCGGGCGGCTGGACTTTGAGGCGCCAGATGAGTCGCGCTTTCCGTGTCTGCGTCTTGCGCGCGAAGCCATATTGGCGGGGGGGAGTGCACCCACTATCCTCAATGCGGCCAACGAAGTGGCCGTGGAGGCCTTCCTGGCGGGAGAGCTCCCATTTACCGGTATCGCACAGTTGATTGAAAAGGTCATGGAGATCACGGTCGTGGTTGAACTGAAAGACCTTGAGACAGTCGAACAGGCTGATCGGGAGGCGCGTACGCAGGCTCATCAGATTTTGGGAGAACTCTGCGGCGTCTGA
- the tsf gene encoding translation elongation factor Ts, whose translation MAITASMVKELRERTGLPMMECKKALTAADGDIEKAIEDLRKASGLKAAKKAGRTAADGVVAAKVAEGGSYGVLVEVNSETDFVARDENFQAFVAKVVDKAFADRQADVAALMEGELENAREALVQKIGENIGVRRIELVEAPVVGAYVHSNNRIAAIVALSGGDVETARDIAMHVTAVNPQVVKPEDMPSDVLEKEKDIIKAQPDMEGKPAEIVEKMMGGRIKKFLKENSLVEQPFVKNPDVTVAKLAKDAGGDVSSFLRFEVGEGIEKEEVDFAAEVAAQVKSSS comes from the coding sequence ATGGCGATTACTGCGTCAATGGTAAAAGAACTGCGCGAGCGCACCGGGCTGCCGATGATGGAGTGCAAAAAGGCACTGACCGCGGCCGATGGTGACATCGAAAAAGCGATTGAAGATCTGCGCAAGGCGTCTGGCCTGAAGGCCGCTAAGAAAGCAGGTCGAACCGCTGCTGACGGCGTTGTTGCTGCAAAAGTTGCAGAAGGCGGCAGCTACGGTGTTCTGGTAGAAGTAAACTCCGAGACTGACTTCGTTGCACGCGACGAAAACTTCCAGGCATTCGTTGCCAAAGTGGTTGATAAGGCATTCGCGGATCGTCAGGCGGACGTTGCTGCGCTGATGGAAGGTGAGCTGGAAAATGCTCGTGAAGCGCTGGTACAGAAGATCGGCGAGAACATCGGTGTGCGTCGTATCGAGCTGGTGGAAGCGCCGGTGGTTGGTGCTTACGTTCACTCCAACAACCGTATTGCTGCGATCGTTGCTCTGAGCGGCGGCGACGTTGAAACTGCGCGCGATATTGCCATGCACGTAACTGCGGTTAATCCGCAGGTTGTTAAGCCGGAAGATATGCCGTCTGACGTGCTGGAGAAAGAGAAGGACATCATCAAGGCTCAGCCGGATATGGAAGGCAAGCCTGCCGAGATCGTAGAGAAGATGATGGGTGGTCGTATCAAGAAGTTCCTGAAAGAGAACAGCTTGGTAGAGCAGCCTTTTGTTAAGAATCCTGACGTTACTGTAGCCAAGTTGGCGAAAGACGCTGGTGGCGACGTATCCAGCTTCCTGCGTTTCGAAGTTGGTGAAGGTATCGAGAAGGAAGAAGTGGATTTCGCAGCGGAAGTAGCCGCTCAGGTGAAATCCAGCTCTTGA